One Setaria viridis chromosome 7, Setaria_viridis_v4.0, whole genome shotgun sequence genomic region harbors:
- the LOC117863458 gene encoding uncharacterized protein isoform X4: protein MDFAGMKRRELQALCKRHGLPAGGTNAALVARLDAALSGAAGAEEEEDVVGVAAKKGCLKRSVGDAGEAKKVTFAVEESRGRGKCHDAGSTDSAADDGFSAEAGANVTVRRSRRNSLTAAEAEEVEAAVTVGRKRKLRSQEIAEDVAVCAQVVVSSRVTRRSSLSGTTVLLPPAVEKKRGRGKAADSKDKLVADAQDSSVAASPAVVESKRSRRKGENCEPDVNKSAKVEVSTRTTRSRSVEAVVMSPTVVENKRRRKTGDAQPDAELPTVPEVPRNDAPVTRSLRNRVVQVNNSVVEETHTSQLLENKMQPSRPATRRHQQVASSVEEEKQEQLAATSKAPPLRRPGKNNSEVSNANSESNKLSSTLVEAKDSKTAQLLTRHNAKDEDVEKQPIVKEPVRRSTRRSVVSAMLDNEKDLFEEKNPEAHVRRSMRKSIVPVKDIKGAGEESQNAKGEDAAKQPAVKEPVRRSTRKSVVSVMHEKEEKDLIAEKNLEAHVRRSKRKSVVPAKDIEGVGEDIQNSKGADVQKQLVVKQPVRRSSRKSVLPDMLENESGFLVAETNAEAHVRGSTRKSVLPNMLNKENPDHSKMARNENFEIGKCEDEKQQKVKEPVRRSRRSVATVMLEEQNKSLHEGKMTTIPMRRSTRKSVALNVVEKERTDHTEEVGSEQLGVGATKLKVTDQLTDGAVAVVASGNELQVEVAVQNNQGLQQSTGKSSDHNLSDGNERHPGSDKYASCERVGEEGLKSRKQRSSMEISSSANDSWNAEDFSGPKFRKQQSAQTPSEKDYTGANYDKPLRTQQASNSTSSKGRSSKRRRTTAPEEVMFAEEAKDDMVIREATKDTHKVSNEYSKESSSRIQEICQVNATREEISSSPLLGTVTLPDEICSAQSIHRVIPGSGSGDAAKESSDKSKQPQEHSDIQADDSHLSETRNGEVDQSSSIGELLPHNCFVSEDKPLMGEASESALPTSDSNPEICCDVVSEQSVQTADLGRCPSNGGKGNPVLTNLHSDSAADDRILPVLNDGKGCSSDGRHSSLGLEFLFTEVCKESCSRNVENTAVEVDGGNKSSTSVSPGFCVGSDCGLEDEDVQPTGFDADKKLDVDQDVAEEEVVAEEKSYDEHVASKTDLNTKLNGELTGLDMESDCGIAEKNVRLVADNPDEEEATIQVLQGYVQEGDSEKPSQFSATPECKHECGLPEETVLHSKENKGRLSIAEQSPFGLQFLFSKESIEKSVEYGALASATVHMENGFDELKDCHVKCILQKTHASEPFSHHDTDEGSRSVSKSDVCMCTSQQDNGIEGLSKASLDEEWVSSGFLLDANHIKDVTNSEEAACKGEGSKKPAHSDDLKASSGKTDVKGPGDNPYSVTDTVFNSALHAPANDNYDACLDSNTELVQQGHKDRCSEDTEERFASKPWTNDIIEDAIGKYSGTGVVLLPAEERSHVQDGQLNSKLEGTKVLDSGLNFSKDISSILDNGSVVGSIGERTLSSSGLPKDSSIEYNLRQEVLDGSSAETFLDGSNICGGKNVSRVDTIENPSFNLATPGYKHEGALSEEAVRTMKKYAGTCSSNPRELLMDLQALFSKENIEESDSQDGLAFAESPGDESIDVKQRVEVHLGSNLSQFESTHLLDGLIGCSKTEVLHQGHKDGCSEDREEQVASGPCANDIVEAAAARYIESGVVLLPSEERSNLKDGQLNPKKESTIVMESGLNCSKDVTNTSDNGSVVDIVGQRTPSGSGLPEDYRTDHNLQQEFLDGCSVESSLQGSTISSKKIVSGVAVPGTIGNPSFSLATPNYKHEGALSEEAVCKMKNYTGTCSADPRHLLMELQSLFSEGSIEKIDPHDDLAFPSAERGRNEPVDTLVCSEPDTNQGICKDLSRAEEKESCMSISVQHYESGGFLRSSHMKDWAMSAQIDLSDDARLIERNTGVEEVLCEEKEKRKSMPTSDSDVLHEKSRSNEHGICRSHGQKHIVEINSKQSSCDSEMIHQDHKEENYEPNEDKILENGMYEDAPVKGIESAIMLPSVAGTLKMPVEQLKTNLGDEGEEHSFSCGQDMIEIFCTGSAKKDLFPLPKDYHVDSFQKQDVPDVLSLLQSPEESANCLEESVTGSGPCQTSGQQCINEVSGMQVTSNIEVFHQGHEESYENNDGKITPGIPASGVSEAVDIERSETEIGLAPPGGTSALPDEQLNMKVESHEVDEYSCCYDEDTSSLFDTESLCSKASSLDKDTHKDPPSDLSTLRSPEVSTVFQNQSVPGSESVKAAGEEV, encoded by the exons ATGGATTTCGCGGGGATGAAGCGGCGGGAGCTGCAGGCGCTCTGCAAGCGTCAcggcctccccgccggcggcacCAACGCCGCCCTCGTCGCCCGCCTCGACGCCGCCCTCTCG GGGGCCGCTGGtgcggaagaggaggaggatgtggtCGGAGTAGCAGCGAAGAAGGGGTGTCTGAAGCGCTCGGTCGGAGATGCTGGCGAGGCGAAGAAGGTCACTTTTGCGGTGGAGGAATCCAGGGGAAGGGGAAAGTGTCACGATGCTGGTAGTACTGATTCTGCTGCAGATGACGGTTTTTCTGCAGAGGCAGGTGCAAATGTCACGGTAAGGCGGTCCAGGAGGAATTCTTTGACTGCTGCCGAGGCTGAGGAAGTAGAAGCAGCGGTCACTGTTGGTAGGAAGCGGAAGCTGAGGAGCCAGGAGATTGCTGAGGACGTTGCTGTCTGTGCTCAGGTTGTAGTTTCTAGCAGAGTCACAAGAAGGTCGAGCTTGTCCGGGACCACCGTTCTGTTGCCTCCTGCTGTtgagaagaagagagggagggggaaggCAGCAGATAGTAAGGATAAACTTGTCGCTGATGCTCAAGATTCGTCTGTGGCAGCGTCACCTGCAGTTGTGGAGAGTAAGAGAAGCAGGAGGAAGGGAGAAAACTGTGAGCCTGATGTGAATAAGTCTGCTAAGGTGGAAGTATCCACTAGGACCACAAGATCTCGCTCAGTAGAAGCTGTTGTGATGTCCCCCACTGTGGTTGAgaacaagaggaggaggaagacaggCGATGCACAACCTGATGCAGAGCTTCCTACAGTTCCAGAGGTGCCTAGAAATGATGCTCCTGTCACCAGGTCTTTGAGGAACAGAGTTGTCCAGGTTAACAACAGTGTGGTGGAGGAAACTCACACTAGCCAGCTGCTGGAAAACAAGATGCAGCCTAGTAGACCAGCTACTCGCAGGCATCAACAGGTTGCATCTTCtgtggaggaagaaaaacaagaacaaCTTGCTGCTACTAGTAAGGCACCCCCATTGAGGCGACCAGGGAAAAACAATTCTGAGGTCAGTAATGCAAATTCAGAAAGCAACAAATTGAGTAGTACTCTAGTGGAGGCCAAAGACTCAAAAACTGCTCAACTGTTGACACGCCATAATGCTAAGGATGAAGATGTGGAGAAGCAACCAATAGTCAAAGAACCTGTTAGGCGATCAACACGTAGATCTGTTGTCTCAGCTATGCTTGATAATGAGAAGGACCTATTTGAAGAAAAGAACCCTGAAGCACATGTTAGGAGATCAATGCGGAAATCTATTGTGCCGGTTAAAGATATCAAAGGTGCTGGTGAAGAGAGTCAGAATGCTAAGGGTGAAGATGCCGCGAAGCAGCCAGCAGTTAAAGAACCTGTTAGGCGATCAACACGTAAATCTGTTGTCTCAGTCATGCATGAGAAAGAGGAGAAGGATCTCATTGCAGAAAAGAACCTGGAAGCACATGTTAGGAGATCAAAGAGGAAATCTGTTGTGCCAGCTAAAGATATTGAAGGTGTTGGTGAAGACATTCAAAATTCTAAGGGTGCAGATGTGCAGAAGCAATTAGTTGTGAAGCAACCTGTTAGGCGTTCATCACGTAAATCTGTTCTGCCGGATATGCTTGAGAATGAGAGTGGATTTCTGGTTGCAGAAACGAATGCTGAGGCACATGTTAGGGGATCAACACGGAAGTCTGTTCTTCCTAATATGCTTAATAAGGAGAACCCAGATCACAGCAAAATGGCCAGAAATGAGAATTTTGAAATTGGTAAGTGTGAAGATGAGAAGCAACAAAAAGTAAAGGAGCCTGTTAGACGATCAAGGCGATCTGTTGCCACAGTGATGCTTGAGGAACAAAATAAGAGTCTTCATGAGGGAAAAATGACAACAATTCCTATGAGGAGATCAACACGTAAATCCGTTGCTCTTAATGTAGTTGAAAAGGAGAGAACGGATCACACTGAAGAGGTTGGAAGCGAACAACTAGGAGTTGGAGCAACGAAGCTGAAGGTAACAGATCAACTTACAGATGGTGCTGTGGCTGTTGTTGCTTCTGGAAACGAATTGCAGGTAGAAGTAGCTGTGCAGAACAATCAAGGCCTGCAGCAGTCAACAGGCAAATCTTCAGATCATAATTTATCTGATGGTAACGAGAGACATCCTGGTTCAGACAAGTATGCGTCATGTGAGAGAGTTGGTGAAGAGGGCTTGAAATCGAGAAAACAGAGGTCTTCAATGGAAATATCATCTTCAGCCAATGATTCCTGGAATGCAGAGGATTTTAGTGGACCGAAATTCAGGAAGCAACAGAGCGCACAAACCCCAAGTGAAAAAGATTATACAGGGGCTAACTATGATAAGCCACTGAGAACACAGCAGGCATCAAATTCCACATCTTCAAAGGGAAGGTCTTCAAAGAGGAGACGGACAACTGCTCCGGAAGAAGTTATGTTTGCCGAGGAGGCAAAAGATGACATGGTTATAAGGGAAGCAACAAAGGACACACATAAAGTGTCTAATGAATATAGTAAGGAGTCTAGTAGCAGAATTCAAGAAATCTGTCAGGTTAATGCCACAAGAGAAGAGATCTCTTCAAGTCCATTGCTTGGAACAGTAACACTCCCTGATGAGATTTGCTCAGCGCAGAGTATACATAGGGTGATACCTGGGTCAGGATCTGGTGACGCTGCAAAGGAAAGTTCAGATAAGAGTAAACAGCCTCAGGAACACTCTGACATTCAAGCTGATGATAGCCATTTATCTGAAACAAGAAATGGGGAAGTGGATCAATCATCAAGCATTGGTGAACTACTCCCACACAATTGTTTTGTCTCAGAGGACAAACCATTGATGGGTGAAG CTTCTGAATCTGCCCTACCAACGTCAGACAGTAATCCAGAAATTTGCTGTGATGTGGTTTCTGAACAAAGCGTTCAAACTGCTGATCTGGGGAGATGTCCCAGCAATGGTGGAAAAGGGAACCCTGTTTTGACAAATCTGCACTCAGATAGTGCTGCTGACGATAGGATTCTTCCAGTACTGAATGATGGTAAGGGATGTTCATCAGATGGAAGACATTCGTCATTAGGTCTCGAGTTTCTGTTTACAGAAGTGTGCAAAGAAAGCTGTTCCAGAAATGTCGAAAATACTGCTGTAGAAGTTGATGGTGGAAACAAATCTAGCACTAGTGTATCTCCTGGTTTCTGTGTGGGCTCAGATTGTGGTCTGGAAGATGAGGATGTGCAACCTACTGGATTTGATGCTGATAAGAAACTTGATGTGGATCAGGATGTTGCAGAAGAAG AAGTTGTTGCTGAGGAGAAAAGTTATGATGAACATGTTGCTTCCAAAACTGACCTAAACACAAAGTTAAATGGTGAACTTACTGGTCTTGATATGGAATCGGATTGTGGCATTGCTGAAAAGAACGTGAGGCTTGTTGCAGATAATCctgatgaagaagaagctacAATTCAGGTCCTGCAGGGTTATGTACAAGAAG GTGATTCTGAGAAGCCTTCGCAATTTTCAGCAACACCAGAGTGTAAACATGAATGTGGTTTGCCTGAGGAAACAGTATTGCACTCAAAGGAGAACAAGGGACGGTTATCAATTGCAGAACAATCACCATTTGGCCTACAATTCCTGTTCTCGAAGGAAAGCATAGAAAAATCTGTGGAGTATGGTGCCCTTGCTTCTGCAACAGTTCATATGGAAAATGGATTTGATGAATTAAAAGATTGCCATGTGAAGTGTATACTCCAAAAAACTCATGCGTCAGAACCTTTTTCACACCATGATACTGATGAAGGTAGTCGTTCGGTTTCCAAAAGTGATGTTTGTATGTGCACATCCCAGCAAGATAATGGAATAGAAG GTTTATCGAAGGCTAGTCTTGATGAAGAATGGGTTTCATCAGGCTTTTTGTTGGATGCAAATCACATAAAGGA TGTAACTAATTCTGAGGAAGCGGCCTGCAAGGGCGAAGGAAGTAAGAAGCCTGCCCATTCTGATGACCTTAAAGCTTCATCTGGAAAAACAGATGTCAAGGGGCCAG GTGATAATCCATATAGTGTTACTGACACTGTATTCAACAGCGCCCTGCATGCTCCTGCCAATGACAACTATGATGCATGTTTAGATTCCAATACTGAACTAGTGCAGCAGGGTCATAAAGACCGATGCAGTGAGGACACGGAAGAACGATTTGCTTCCAAACCCTGGACAAATGATATTATTGAggatgcaattggcaaatacagTGGAACTGGAGTTGTACTGCTCCCGGCTGAAGAAAGATCACATGTACAAGATGGCCAACTTAACTCCAAGTTGGAAGGCACAAAAGTTTTAGACTCTGGCCTTAATTTCAGTAAGGATATTAGTAGCATTTTGGATAATGGATCTGTTGTGGGCAGTATTGGTGAAAGAACTCTATCTAGTTCCGGTTTACCAAAAGATTCGTCCATAGAATATAATCTACGACAGGAGGTTTTAGATGGCTCCTCAGCGGAAACATTTCTTGATGGGTCCAATATTTGTGGGGGAAAAAATGTTTCTAGAGTAG ATACTATTGAAAATCCTTCATTTAATTTAGCAACTCCTGGTTATAAGCATGAAGGTGCTTTGTCTGAGGAAGCAGTACGCACAATGAAGAAATATGCTGGAACATGCTCATCAAATCCCAGAGAATTACTCATGGACCTGCAGGCCCTGTTCTCAAAGGAAAACATTGAAGAATCTGATTCGCAGGATGGCCTTGCATTCGCTGAAAGTCCCGGAGATGAATCGATTGATGTTAAACAACGGGTTGAGGTACATCTTGGTTCTAATCTGTCTCAGTTTGAATCAACTCATCTCTTGGATGGACTGATTGGGTGTTCCAAGACTGAAGTGCTGCATCAGGGTCATAAAGATGGATGCAGTGAGGATAGGGAAGAGCAAGTTGCTTCTGGACCCTGCGCAAATGATATTGTGGAGGCTGCCGCTGCCAGATACATAGAAAGTGGAGTGGTGCTGCTTCCATCCGAAGAAAGATCAAATTTGAAAGATGGGCAGCTTAACCCCAAGAAGGAAAGCACAATAGTTATGGAATCTGGCCTTAACTGTAGTAAAGATGTTACTAATACTTCAGACAATGGGTCTGTTGTGGACATCGTTGGTCAAAGGACTCCATCTGGTTCGGGTTTACCAGAAGATTATCGTACGGATCATAACCTGCAACAAGAGTTTTTAGATGGCTGCTCAGTGGAATCATCACTTCAAGGGTCCACCATATCTTCGAAGAAAATTGTTTCTGGTGTAGCAG TGCCAGGTACTATTGGGAATCCTTCATTTAGTCTAGCAACTCCTAATTATAAACATGAAGGTGCTTTGTCTGAGGAAGCAGTGTGCAAAATGAAAAATTATACTGGAACATGCTCGGCAGATCCCAGACATTTACTCATGGAGCTGCAGTCCCTTTTCTCGGAGGGAAGCATTGAAAAAATTGATCCGCATGATGATCTTGCATTTCCAAGTGCTGAAAGAGGAAGAAATGAACCTGTTGACACACTTGTTTGTTCAGAGCCTGATACAAACCAAGGCATTTGCAAAGATCtcagcagagctgaagaaaaagagagTTGCATGTCTATTTCCGTGCAACACTATGAAAGTGGAG GGTTCTTGAGGTCGAGCCACATGAAAGATTGGGCAATGTCAGCCCAGATTGATTTGTCAGATGATGCTCGTCTTATTGAAAG GAATACTGGTGTTGAGGAAGTGCTTTgtgaggaaaaagagaaaagaaagtcTATGCCTACTTCAGATAGTGATGTTCTCCATGAAAAATCACGCTCCAATGAACATG GAATTTGTCGATCTCATGGCCAGAAGCATATTGTTGAAATTAACTCCAAGCAATCGAGTTGTGATTCTGAGATGATCCATCAAGATCATAAAGAAGAAAACTATGAACCTAATGAAGACAAAATCCTTGAAAACGGTATGTATGAAGATGCCCCAGTTAAAGGAATAGAAAGTGCAATTATGCTGCCCTCAGTTGCTGGAACGTTGAAAATGCCTGTTGAGCAGCTTAAGACCAACCTGGGTGATGAAGGTGAGGAACACAGCTTTAGCTGTGGTCAAGATATGATTGAAATCTTCTGTACTGGGTCAGCGAAGAAGGATCTGTTCCCGTTGCCCAAGGACTACCATGTGGACTCTTTCCAGAAACAGGATGTCCCCGATGTCCTTTCTTTACTTCAATCTCCTGAAGAATCTGCAAATTGTCTTGAAGAGAGTGTTACAGGATCAG GACCTTGTCAGACTAGTGGGCAACAATGTATAAATGAAGTCAGCGGTATGCAGGTGACTTCTAATATTGAAGTGTTCCATCAAGGTCATGaggaaagctatgaaaataatgaCGGCAAAATTACTCCTGGTATCCCTGCCAGCGGTGTGTCTGAAGCTGTAGATATTGAAAGATCGGAAACGGAAATAGGTCTGGCTCCTCCTGGAGGAACATCAGCATTGCCAGATGAGCAGCTTAACATGAAGGTTGAGAGCCACGAAGTTGATGAATACAGCTGTTGCTATGATGAGGACACTTCGAGCTTATTTGACACTGAATCGCTGTGCAGCAAAGCATCCAGTTTGGACAAAGACACTCACAAGGATCCTCCAAGTGATCTATCTACTCTGAGGTCCCCCGAAGTATCTACAGTTTTTCAGAACCAGTCTGTTCCAGGATCA GAATCTGTCAAAGCAGCAGGCGAAGAGGTATAG